Proteins encoded in a region of the Anopheles ziemanni chromosome 2, idAnoZiCoDA_A2_x.2, whole genome shotgun sequence genome:
- the LOC131293451 gene encoding cytochrome P450 6d3-like, with amino-acid sequence MFVYTLGLVAVVLFLGLKYVYSYWDRNGLPNLKPEIPFGNLRTLAEKKESFGIAINNLYLRSTERLVGVYLFFRPAILIRDPHLAKRIMLNDFQYFHDRGVYCNEERDPLSSNLFALPGQRWKNLRARLTPTFTSGQLRNMMPTFLDVGKKLMNQMEKLVERETVLEMRTITSRFVLEIVASVYFGFEADCIENSDDPFRINLRCANSKGFLNNIRSAGVFICPALLKITGLSALSPALIKFVTDLVKYQIDHRERNKITRKDFIQLLIDLRREAKDNTEHMTIEQCAANVFMFYFAGAESSTGTISFTLHELSHNPEVMAKLQQEIDEMLESNSGEITYENIKGMKYLDLCIKETLRKYPSLPILNRECTQDYRVPDSDVVIRKGMQVIIPLLGISMNEKYFPDPELYSPERFDESTMNHDPDAYYPFGTGPHNCIGLRQGVLVAKIGIILLLSKYNFQPSIPSKVKFAAATVSLAPDGGLPMKVKRRY; translated from the exons ATGTTCGTTTACACACTCGGTCTCGTCGCGGTAGTGCTTTTTCTCGGCCTAAAATACGTCTACTCGTATTGGGACAGAAATGGACTGCCAAACCTCAAACCTGAGATACCGTTCGGGAACCTTCGCACCCTGGCAGAAAAGAAGGAATCATTTGGTATCGCCATCAACAACCTGTACCTTCGGTCCACCGAAAGGTTGGTCGGTGTATATTTGTTCTTCCGTCCGGCCATCCTCATCCGGGATCCACATCTTGCCAAGCGGATAATGCTCAACGATTTCCAGTACTTCCACGATCGAGGCGTCTACTGTAACGAAGAGCGTGACCCACTGTCGTCCAATCTGTTCGCCCTACCCGGCCAGCGCTGGAAGAACCTGCGTGCGCGTCTCACGCCGACCTTCACGTCGGGGCAATTGCGCAACATGATGCCAACGTTTCTGGACGTGGGCAAGAAGCTGATGAACCAGATGGAGAAGCTTGTGGAGCGTGAAACGGTGCTCGAAATGCGTACCATAACGTCACGATTCGTGCTGGAAATAGTGGCTTCCGTTTACTTCGGGTTTGAAGCGGACTGCATTGAAAACTCGGATGATCCCTTCCGAATAAATTTACGTTGTGCCAATAGTAaaggttttttaaataacattcgCTCGGCGGGTGTATTTATCTGTCCGGCCTTGTTGAAGATCACCGGATTGAGTGCGCTCTCTCCTGCACTGATCAAATTCGTTACGGACTTGGTTAAGTATCAAATCGACCATCGGGAACGGAACAAGATCACTCGGAAGGACTTCATCCAGCTGTTGATTGATCTGCGTCGCGAAGCAAAAGATAACACGGAACATATGACAATCGAGCAGTGTGCGGCCAATGTGTTCATGTTTTACTTTGCCGGAGCAGAGTCATCCACCGGCACCATTTCGTTTACACTCCACGAACTCTCACACAATCCGGAAGTGATGGCGAAACTTCAGCAGGAAATCGATGAGATGCTGGAAAGCAATTCTGGTGAAATTACGTACGAAAACATAAAAGGCATGAAGTATCTCGACCTGTGTATCAAGGAAACGCTTCGGAAGTATCCCAGTTTGCCGATCCTCAATCGCGAGTGCACTCAAGACTATCGAGTTCCAGACAGTGACGTCGTCATTCGAAAAGGCATGCAGGTGATCATTCCATTGCTCGGAATCAGCATGAACGAGAAATACTTCCCGGATCCAGAGCTTTACTCCCCGGAACGCTTCGATGAGAGTACGATGAACCACGATCCAGACGCATACTACCCGTTTGGAACCGGGCCGCATAATTGCATCG GTCTCCGACAAGGCGTTCTGGTGGCGAAGATTGGTATCATACTACTGCTTTCCAAGTACAACTTCCAACCCAGTATTCCATCAAAGGTGAAATTCGCAGCAGCTACAGTTTCTCTAGCACCAGATGGAGGCTTGCCGATGAAGGTAAAGCGGCGGTATTGA